In Moorena sp. SIOASIH, the following proteins share a genomic window:
- a CDS encoding rubredoxin-like domain-containing protein, protein MANEGEMLASTVNHQQWVCTVCGYNMIGEMPDVCPFCRARHDKFVTWDEAEQTYRVTPHQINNYVTQLISVPRLGMEHAAYRIETDSGAVWIDCPSAFNRDLEPVEAIYFTHKDFMGASNQYRDLWDAKVYLHVNDAEHPLVQQFPIDNKIYGDFTEHGIEAFYIGGHTPGFMIYVYDKVLFICDYAFPPGSSMQLNPFGPKDKTRKRASRILDILSERSLEVVCGFNFFTDFDSWREDFKHLLDTAR, encoded by the coding sequence ATGGCTAATGAAGGTGAAATGTTGGCTTCAACTGTGAACCATCAGCAATGGGTTTGTACCGTTTGTGGCTATAACATGATTGGTGAAATGCCTGATGTCTGTCCGTTCTGTAGAGCACGCCATGACAAATTCGTTACTTGGGATGAGGCAGAGCAAACCTATCGAGTGACCCCACACCAGATAAATAACTACGTTACACAATTGATTTCTGTGCCTCGTCTTGGTATGGAGCATGCTGCTTATCGCATTGAAACCGATAGTGGTGCGGTCTGGATTGATTGTCCATCAGCATTCAATCGAGACTTGGAGCCAGTAGAAGCTATTTACTTTACCCATAAGGATTTCATGGGTGCATCCAACCAGTATCGTGATTTATGGGATGCTAAAGTTTATCTCCACGTTAACGATGCTGAGCATCCACTTGTCCAGCAATTTCCGATTGACAACAAAATTTATGGTGACTTCACCGAGCATGGTATTGAAGCTTTCTATATTGGTGGGCATACACCGGGGTTCATGATATATGTCTATGACAAGGTCTTGTTTATTTGTGACTACGCCTTCCCTCCAGGGTCTAGTATGCAATTAAACCCCTTTGGACCAAAAGATAAAACCCGTAAACGTGCATCACGGATACTAGATATTCTTTCCGAGAGATCCCTTGAGGTTGTATGTGGCTTCAACTTTTTTACTGACTTCGATAGCTGGCGTGAGGATTTCAAGCACCTACTTGATACAGCTAGATAA